From a region of the Fischerella sp. JS2 genome:
- a CDS encoding Nramp family divalent metal transporter, with product MKKIFEIALGIITSIGGFLDVGAIATAAEAGSKFGFQLIWAIVLGTICVIFLVEMSGRLAAVSKHTLAAAVRERFGFNFYVIPLLAEIAVDFLVLAAEIGGVCIALQLLTGISFQWYALPVAFTIWLLIWFGNFSVIENGISLLGLITLAFVFATFKLHPDLTEIGSGLLPTLPREDTQNYLFIAVSILGALISPYLFYFYSSGAVEDKWDEGHIGVNRAVATLGMGFGSIVSLGVLIVAALVLRPQGIEVDSYEQAALMLTKPFGYWGFILFALSLGIACFGAALEVTLDTAYIVAQAFGWNWGENLKPKDAARFSLVYTLFVFFASLLMAIGIDPLQLTLFSMAITAVILPPVIIPFLVLMNDERYVGRYRNGWISNSVVIFTIALAFILAIAAIPLEILGS from the coding sequence ATGAAGAAAATTTTTGAGATTGCTTTGGGAATCATTACCAGTATTGGCGGATTCCTTGATGTGGGCGCGATCGCTACAGCAGCAGAGGCTGGTTCTAAATTCGGTTTTCAACTGATTTGGGCAATAGTCCTTGGTACAATCTGTGTAATATTTTTGGTAGAAATGTCTGGACGTCTAGCAGCTGTGAGCAAGCATACCCTAGCTGCTGCTGTACGTGAACGTTTTGGATTTAATTTTTATGTGATCCCACTTTTAGCTGAAATTGCAGTTGATTTTTTAGTTTTAGCAGCAGAAATTGGTGGTGTTTGTATAGCTTTACAGCTATTAACTGGTATCAGTTTTCAATGGTATGCTCTACCAGTAGCATTTACCATATGGCTATTAATTTGGTTTGGCAACTTTAGTGTTATTGAAAATGGTATTTCCCTCTTGGGATTAATCACACTTGCCTTTGTATTTGCAACCTTTAAGCTGCATCCAGATTTGACAGAGATTGGTTCTGGTTTATTGCCGACTTTACCACGTGAAGATACACAAAATTATTTATTTATTGCTGTTAGTATTTTAGGTGCATTGATTAGCCCTTATCTATTTTATTTCTATTCTTCTGGTGCGGTAGAAGATAAGTGGGATGAAGGACATATTGGAGTTAATCGTGCTGTTGCCACCTTAGGAATGGGCTTTGGTAGTATTGTTTCTCTGGGAGTTTTAATTGTAGCAGCATTAGTTCTACGTCCTCAAGGTATTGAAGTTGATAGCTACGAACAAGCAGCATTAATGCTAACAAAACCTTTTGGTTATTGGGGTTTTATTTTATTTGCACTATCTCTGGGTATTGCTTGTTTTGGTGCGGCACTAGAAGTCACTCTAGATACAGCTTATATTGTGGCTCAAGCTTTCGGTTGGAATTGGGGTGAAAATCTCAAACCAAAGGATGCTGCAAGATTTAGTTTAGTTTACACTTTGTTTGTCTTTTTCGCTTCCTTACTCATGGCTATTGGTATAGATCCTCTACAGCTAACCTTGTTTTCAATGGCAATTACGGCTGTAATTTTGCCACCTGTAATTATACCATTTTTAGTATTAATGAATGATGAAAGATATGTAGGTAGATATCGTAATGGTTGGATTAGTAACAGCGTTGTGATCTTTACAA
- a CDS encoding orange carotenoid protein N-terminal domain-containing protein, whose protein sequence is MTYTQTNDPTIREYVQAFQNLPVDEQLALFWFIYKEMGDSITPAAPDASTVSPNVAEGLFNQVKELSHEEQLQLQRDLINQADNRYTREYGSMSDTTKLLFWYRLAQGMENATIIPMPPNYQLSSQAEELFNKIKELDFGQQITLFRDYVSPMGAEPKAGAEV, encoded by the coding sequence ATGACATATACCCAAACTAACGATCCAACTATTCGTGAATATGTACAAGCATTTCAAAATTTACCTGTAGATGAACAGCTTGCTTTATTTTGGTTTATCTACAAAGAAATGGGTGATTCTATTACCCCTGCTGCACCCGATGCCAGCACTGTTTCTCCCAATGTTGCTGAAGGTTTGTTCAATCAAGTCAAGGAATTATCCCATGAAGAACAACTACAATTACAGCGAGATTTAATTAATCAAGCAGATAATAGATACACTCGCGAATACGGTTCAATGAGCGATACGACTAAATTGCTATTTTGGTATCGTTTAGCCCAAGGAATGGAAAATGCTACTATCATTCCTATGCCTCCTAACTATCAGCTTTCTTCTCAAGCAGAGGAACTCTTCAACAAAATTAAAGAGTTAGACTTTGGCCAACAAATCACTCTTTTCCGTGATTATGTTTCCCCTATGGGCGCTGAACCAAAAGCAGGTGCAGAAGTTTAA
- a CDS encoding DJ-1/PfpI/YhbO family deglycase/protease has protein sequence MNSIKNKKVAILIENDVEDSEFQVPYNALKQAGMEVVVLGSRMNEKYHGKRGKVSMQPDGTTTEAMASAFDAVIIPGGMAPDKMRRNPNTVGFVQDAMQQGKLVAAVCHGPQVLIEGDLLRGKQATGFMAIRKDMINAGANYIDEPLVIDGNLITSRQPGDLAIFTTAILSRLGYGGKEAALPDETDYTAQWWKLADAWGGSTKGDIVKALNTALAGERYSLEALDNYIQKESDPQIKSLFQQMIPLRQQHIERLEARLDELGEKPSLAANIADKYAKVKTSLAGSDDIYQLRCALGDLQTGIGDIGNLMAALTDPVSTRIFTEIYQDLLKYEQRLVELYRTRVDVEIKPAQPTTGAAVSM, from the coding sequence ATGAATAGTATTAAAAATAAAAAAGTCGCGATCCTCATAGAAAATGACGTAGAGGATTCAGAATTTCAAGTACCATATAATGCACTCAAGCAAGCGGGGATGGAAGTAGTTGTCCTCGGTTCCCGGATGAATGAAAAATATCATGGGAAAAGAGGTAAAGTTTCCATGCAACCTGATGGCACGACAACAGAAGCAATGGCTTCTGCATTTGATGCCGTAATCATCCCTGGTGGTATGGCTCCCGATAAAATGCGACGGAACCCCAATACAGTGGGTTTTGTACAAGATGCCATGCAGCAAGGAAAATTAGTAGCTGCGGTTTGTCACGGGCCACAAGTATTAATTGAAGGTGACTTACTTAGGGGTAAACAAGCTACCGGCTTTATGGCAATTCGCAAAGACATGATTAATGCTGGTGCTAATTATATAGACGAACCCCTAGTAATAGATGGGAATTTAATTACATCCCGTCAACCTGGAGACTTAGCAATATTTACCACAGCAATTTTGAGTCGGCTGGGCTATGGTGGCAAAGAAGCTGCATTACCTGATGAAACTGACTACACAGCTCAATGGTGGAAATTAGCTGATGCTTGGGGTGGTTCTACTAAAGGTGATATAGTCAAAGCTTTAAATACTGCTCTGGCTGGTGAGCGTTATAGTCTAGAAGCTTTAGATAATTACATCCAAAAAGAATCAGACCCACAAATCAAATCTCTTTTCCAACAGATGATTCCACTGAGACAGCAGCACATCGAAAGATTGGAAGCACGGCTGGATGAACTAGGTGAAAAACCTTCCTTAGCCGCCAATATCGCCGATAAGTATGCCAAAGTCAAAACTAGTCTCGCAGGTAGTGATGATATCTATCAGTTACGCTGCGCTTTGGGTGATCTACAAACGGGTATAGGTGACATCGGCAATTTGATGGCAGCACTCACCGATCCAGTATCAACCAGAATTTTCACAGAAATCTATCAAGACCTCTTAAAGTATGAACAGCGTCTAGTAGAGTTGTATCGCACACGAGTAGATGTAGAGATAAAACCTGCTCAGCCTACTACAGGTGCGGCCGTATCTATGTAG
- a CDS encoding DUF2267 domain-containing protein, with protein MKYEEFITHVQSVALLNTREEAERATRATLETIKERIVGDEAKDLASQLPEKLAECLHGREGENGQPFSLQEFIARVSKKEGVEPTAAAIHIRSVFTVLQDAVTPGEFADFQSNFSADYAELFPTAPTSEVST; from the coding sequence GTGAAATATGAGGAATTTATTACACATGTTCAAAGTGTTGCCCTGTTAAATACACGAGAAGAAGCAGAACGAGCTACTCGTGCCACACTGGAAACAATTAAAGAACGAATTGTTGGTGATGAAGCAAAAGATTTAGCTTCACAATTGCCAGAGAAATTAGCAGAATGCCTACACGGAAGAGAAGGTGAGAACGGTCAACCATTCTCACTGCAAGAGTTTATTGCCCGGGTGAGTAAAAAAGAGGGAGTAGAACCAACTGCTGCTGCAATACATATTCGTTCTGTGTTTACAGTTCTACAAGATGCTGTGACACCAGGGGAATTTGCCGATTTTCAGAGTAATTTTTCTGCCGATTATGCAGAACTATTTCCTACTGCACCAACTAGTGAAGTGTCGACGTAA
- a CDS encoding glucose 1-dehydrogenase, protein MDRRLEGKVAIITGSGTGIGEAIAHKFAKEGAAVVVNGLADDPIEDVVQKIKHYGGKAIAYAGDVSQEFHAQNCVQTAINAYGKLDILVNNAGVFLATAETQDYPIEVFDETIRMNLRSAFLMTKYALPHLQKTRGNIISAGSEAGFNGLAYNTPYGGTKGWMHSFMKGVAVEQARHGIRANCVCPGAIDTAWTHKEEGPMNAKMEKTLIEATPLARRGTPEEIANIYAFLASDEASYVTGALWLADGGVTVAKGAVGKDTPFWLRSEPQGELRLDHSQEGLENKQTQSKI, encoded by the coding sequence ATGGATAGACGTTTAGAAGGCAAAGTGGCTATTATCACAGGATCTGGAACTGGTATAGGTGAAGCTATTGCCCATAAGTTTGCCAAAGAAGGCGCTGCTGTCGTTGTCAATGGGCTAGCAGATGACCCAATTGAAGACGTGGTACAAAAAATTAAACATTATGGTGGCAAAGCGATCGCCTACGCGGGTGATGTTTCCCAAGAGTTTCACGCTCAAAACTGCGTGCAAACTGCAATTAATGCCTATGGTAAGTTGGATATTCTGGTTAATAACGCAGGTGTATTTCTTGCCACCGCAGAAACTCAAGACTACCCTATTGAAGTTTTTGATGAAACTATACGTATGAACCTCCGTTCAGCATTTTTAATGACAAAATACGCACTGCCGCATCTACAAAAAACACGGGGTAATATTATTTCTGCTGGTTCCGAGGCTGGTTTCAATGGCTTGGCATATAATACACCTTACGGAGGCACTAAAGGTTGGATGCATTCCTTTATGAAAGGTGTTGCTGTAGAACAAGCCAGACATGGCATCCGTGCTAACTGTGTTTGCCCTGGTGCAATTGATACAGCTTGGACACACAAAGAAGAAGGGCCAATGAATGCCAAAATGGAGAAAACCCTGATTGAAGCCACACCACTGGCACGACGCGGCACACCAGAGGAAATAGCTAACATCTACGCTTTCCTTGCTTCTGATGAAGCCAGCTATGTAACAGGTGCTTTGTGGCTAGCTGATGGTGGTGTTACTGTTGCTAAGGGGGCAGTTGGTAAAGACACTCCATTTTGGTTACGTTCTGAACCCCAAGGCGAACTACGCCTCGATCACTCTCAGGAAGGATTGGAGAACAAACAAACCCAGTCAAAGATTTAG
- a CDS encoding zinc-dependent alcohol dehydrogenase — translation MKAVCWHGANDVRVETVPDPKILNPRDAILKITSATICGSDLHIYDGYIPTMQPGDIIGHEFMGEIVDVGSEVKQLQKGDRVVVSSIIGCGQCHFCQHQMWSLCDNSNPNAWMQDKLYGFGTSGIFGYSHAFGGYAGAFAEYVRVPFADFGAVKVPEGIPDEKLLPISDAFPTGYMGADMCDIQPGDIVAVWGCGPVGLFAMRSAYMLGAERVIGIDRVPERLQMARDFAKAETINYEEIDAGETLKEMTGGRGPDACIDAVGMEAHGTGLGGLYDEAKQAVRLETDRPHVLRQMMVACRKGGTLSIMGVYGGFVDKIPMGAAFNKGLTFKMGQMFGQKYMPRLLGYVLEGEIDPSQVFTHRFPLEEAKQGFEIFKHKKDNCIKVLLKP, via the coding sequence ATGAAAGCAGTTTGTTGGCACGGTGCAAATGATGTACGGGTAGAAACCGTTCCCGATCCGAAAATACTCAATCCGCGTGATGCCATTCTAAAAATCACATCAGCGACTATCTGCGGTTCTGACTTGCATATCTATGATGGATACATCCCCACGATGCAACCGGGTGACATCATCGGTCACGAATTCATGGGAGAAATAGTTGATGTTGGTAGTGAAGTCAAGCAATTGCAAAAAGGCGATCGCGTTGTAGTCTCTTCAATTATTGGCTGCGGTCAATGTCACTTCTGTCAACATCAAATGTGGTCGCTGTGCGATAACTCCAACCCCAACGCCTGGATGCAAGACAAACTATATGGGTTTGGGACTTCGGGTATTTTTGGTTATTCTCACGCCTTTGGTGGCTATGCAGGGGCTTTTGCTGAATACGTACGCGTACCATTTGCTGATTTTGGTGCTGTCAAAGTACCAGAAGGTATTCCCGATGAAAAACTCCTCCCTATTTCTGATGCCTTTCCCACTGGTTACATGGGGGCAGATATGTGTGATATCCAACCCGGAGATATCGTAGCTGTTTGGGGTTGTGGACCTGTGGGATTGTTTGCCATGCGAAGCGCCTATATGTTGGGTGCGGAACGGGTGATTGGTATTGACCGAGTTCCCGAACGTTTGCAAATGGCTAGAGACTTCGCCAAAGCAGAAACTATCAACTACGAGGAAATAGATGCAGGCGAAACCCTTAAAGAAATGACAGGTGGACGTGGTCCTGATGCATGTATAGATGCAGTGGGAATGGAAGCCCACGGTACGGGTTTAGGAGGACTTTACGACGAAGCCAAGCAAGCAGTACGACTGGAAACTGATCGCCCCCACGTATTGCGGCAAATGATGGTTGCTTGCCGTAAGGGCGGTACTCTCTCAATTATGGGGGTGTATGGTGGCTTTGTCGATAAAATTCCAATGGGCGCAGCCTTTAACAAAGGCTTGACTTTCAAAATGGGGCAAATGTTCGGTCAAAAGTATATGCCCAGATTGTTAGGTTACGTTTTAGAAGGTGAAATCGACCCCTCTCAAGTTTTTACCCATCGCTTCCCCCTAGAAGAAGCGAAGCAGGGCTTTGAGATTTTCAAGCACAAAAAAGATAACTGTATCAAAGTTCTGCTGAAACCGTAA
- a CDS encoding SRPBCC family protein, with the protein MASTSGEGLSSSQSEASEAERWASLIGGSAMVLMGLRQRSLRGVLMALAGGGLIYQGATKQSTIQQAQEAIGMNQAIKVEKTVTINKSADELYRFWHNFENLPRFMKHLKNVKVYDDKKSHWIANAPLGQSVEWDAYILEDRENEFISWASAEGADVDNSGFVRFTKAPGNRGTEVKVVMEYNPPGGALGAAIAKLFGEEPEQQIGDELRRFKMLMEAGEIATTQGQPKGNG; encoded by the coding sequence ATGGCATCAACATCAGGAGAGGGACTCAGTAGCAGCCAGAGTGAAGCCAGTGAAGCCGAACGTTGGGCTTCCTTGATTGGTGGTAGTGCAATGGTATTAATGGGTTTGAGACAACGCTCTCTAAGAGGCGTTTTGATGGCGTTGGCAGGTGGAGGTTTAATTTATCAAGGTGCAACTAAACAAAGCACGATTCAGCAGGCACAGGAAGCAATAGGCATGAACCAAGCTATCAAAGTCGAAAAGACGGTAACTATAAATAAATCGGCAGATGAACTTTACCGCTTTTGGCATAACTTTGAGAATCTGCCCAGGTTCATGAAGCATCTCAAAAATGTGAAGGTGTATGACGACAAAAAGTCTCACTGGATTGCTAATGCACCTTTAGGTCAAAGTGTGGAATGGGATGCATATATTCTAGAAGACCGGGAAAACGAATTTATTTCTTGGGCCTCCGCAGAAGGGGCAGATGTAGATAACTCTGGTTTTGTCCGCTTCACGAAAGCACCTGGGAATCGGGGTACCGAAGTCAAAGTAGTTATGGAATATAACCCACCAGGGGGAGCATTGGGAGCAGCGATCGCTAAACTCTTTGGTGAAGAACCAGAACAACAAATTGGCGATGAACTACGACGTTTCAAAATGCTGATGGAAGCAGGCGAAATCGCCACCACACAAGGGCAACCAAAAGGCAATGGTTAA
- a CDS encoding DUF6335 family protein yields MVDPDIQQDYQAPQDLEAQLNQVDPDKQPQQENLPPQISDLPEEITESYGTGVKDEPGYNIGDRRLRDEEQRYNYTSPELTGGDVDAAWEEAADVGDEAPGGTAPTPDQDIVDEIGAAVGIEMNDFAFLRTNDMLEQRDDRRWELDPLSSEDYEERRE; encoded by the coding sequence ATGGTAGATCCAGACATTCAACAAGATTATCAAGCTCCACAAGATTTAGAAGCTCAACTAAATCAAGTAGATCCGGATAAACAACCTCAACAGGAAAATTTACCACCGCAAATTTCTGACTTACCGGAGGAAATTACAGAGTCTTATGGTACTGGTGTGAAGGATGAGCCAGGGTATAACATAGGCGATCGCAGACTGCGCGATGAAGAACAGCGTTACAACTACACTAGTCCTGAGTTAACTGGTGGGGATGTGGATGCAGCTTGGGAAGAAGCTGCCGATGTCGGTGATGAGGCCCCAGGTGGTACCGCCCCAACTCCCGATCAGGATATCGTTGATGAAATTGGTGCTGCTGTTGGGATAGAGATGAACGATTTTGCATTTCTGCGGACAAACGATATGTTAGAGCAGCGTGACGACAGGCGTTGGGAGCTAGATCCTCTATCTAGCGAGGATTATGAGGAACGTAGGGAGTAA